The Papaver somniferum cultivar HN1 chromosome 3, ASM357369v1, whole genome shotgun sequence genome includes a region encoding these proteins:
- the LOC113355329 gene encoding F-box/kelch-repeat protein At3g06240-like, whose product MLESSARFTNWNVLYSVGHDSLASPLYEIQDDADEMDFPFRTLGHDVRLLGSCDGVVCLWLSAYDGFRDFLCLWNPATKEYKEIPESPIEFDRSDVCLFAFGYDRKNDDYKLAIGIEADGTKDSSLVQVYTLSSNSWKKSGLIVPYKFLYMKKSGVLVNGDFHWLAISEDNIFLLSLDISEESFEEMSLPMEKDQHQCTVIGETLGEFEGCLCVLVSSYLNGVKINVEVWKMLDYGVQESWTKYDVISHESIITDQFFFRLLGSLKNGEILFLSCGILVLYDPKNRSVREQKIDNFSFLNAENYFESLVSLNSGTHVWEDDKLRINRDLKRKL is encoded by the coding sequence ATGCTTGAAAGTTCTGCCAGATTTACCAACTGGAATGTACTTTACTCTGTAGGTCATGATTCATTAGCATCACCATTGTATGAAATTCAAGATGATGCTGATGAAATGGATTTCCCATTCAGAACATTGGGTCATGATGTTAGATTGTTGGGTTCATGTGATGGTGTGGTTTGTTTATGGTTGTCTGCTTATGATGGTTTTAGGGATTTTCTTTGTCTTTGGAACCCAGCCACAAAAGAATATAAAGAAATACCGGAATCACCAATTGAATTTGATAGATCCGATGTTTGTTTATTTGCTTTCGGTTATGATCGCAAGAATGATGATTATAAGTTGGCAATAGGTATAGAAGCAGATGGAACCAAGGATAGTTCTCTAGTCCAAGTCTATACGTTATCGTCAAATTCATGGAAAAAAAGCGGGCTAATCGTACCTTATAAGTTTCTTTATATGAAAAAATCTGGGGTGCTTGTCAATGGAGACTTTCATTGGTTAGCTATATCAGAAGATAACATTTTCTTACTCTCTTTGGATATCAGTGAGGAGAGTTTCGAAGAAATGTCACTACCAATGGAGAAGGATCAGCATCAGTGTACGGTTATAGGAGAGACTCTAGGAGAGTTCGAAGGGTGCCTTTGTGTACTTGTTAGCTCATATCTTAATGGCGTTAAGATTAATGTTGAAGTCTGGAAGATGCTTGATTATGGAGTTCAGGAATCTTGGACTAAGTATGATGTCATTTCCCATGAGAGTATTATCACGGACCAGTTTTTTTTTAGGCTGTTGGGGTCTTTAAAAAATGGCGAGATTTTATTCTTGAGTTGTGGTATTCTAGTTTTGTATGACCCGAAAAATAGAAGTGTTAGAGAACAAAAAATTGACAATTTTTCTTTCTTAAACGCCGAGAATTATTTTGAAAGCTTAGTTTCTCTCAACTCTGGTACTCATGTCTGGGAAGATGATAAGTTAAGAATCAATAGAGACCTGAAGAGGAAGCTTTAG
- the LOC113355328 gene encoding probable serine incorporator: MSCLFSCCASLTCTGLCSSVASGVKARLDYCGLFGLSLIASWILKQAGPSLLEWIYTSENTHSNEWLQINAVSRVSLGNFLFFASLALIMIGVKDQNDKRHVIHHRGWSVKVVVWALLLVLMFFVPDDIISFYETLSKFGSGLFLLVPVIILLDATNTWNDIWVESGERKWCIPLLAVFGCYITAFTISGLMFAWFNPSGHDCGLNVFFIVVTMILAFGFVIITLQANASLLPSSVVSLYCSYVLYSALSSEPRDYVCNGLNSSGVTTRNLILGMLTTVISVLYSACRAGSSLKSGDRNPFLNFERRKDREPDAVPVGYSYIVFHLIFAFASMHSNMLITGWTGSSSFNSELINVGWTSTWVQICIQWAAAVLYVWSLVAPLYYPDDVFYSWFTVSANTGPYQLILDHMDVERYYLGAPYYRI; encoded by the exons ATGTCTTGTTTGTTTTCGTGTTGTGCATCTTTAACTTGCACTGGGTTGTGTAGTTCAGTAGCATCAGGGGTAAAAGCTAGATTAGATTATTGTGGTTTATTTGGTCTTTCTCTTATTGCTTCATGGATTCTCAAACAAGCTGGTCCTTCTCTGCTAGAGT GGATATATACTTCCGAAAACACACACTCAAACGAATGGCTGCAAATCAATGCAGTTTCCCGTGTCAGCTTGGGGAATTTTCTGTTTTTTGCGTCCCTTGCCCTCATCATGATTGGTGTTAAGGACCAGAACGACAAAAGGCATGTGATTCACCATCGCGGATGGTCTGTGAAGGTTGTGGTGTGGGCTTTGCTCTTGGTCCTCATGTTTTTCGTTCCTGATGACATTATCTCATTCTATG AAACACTATCGAAATTTGGATCGGGGTTGTTTCTTCTGGTTCCAGTTATTATACTACTAGATGCCACAAATACATGGAATGATATCTGGGTTGAGAGTGGTGAACGCAAATG GTGCATACCCTTACTTGCTGTATTTGGGTGCTACATAACAGCATTTACAATATCAGGACTAATGTTTGCTTGGTTCAACCCCTCAGGCCATGACTGCGGTCTCAATGTGTTTTTTATAGTCGTGACCATGATTCTCGCATTTGGTTTTGTAATTATTACATTGCAG GCTAATGCAAGTCTTTTGCCATCTTCTGTTGTTTCTTTGTACTGCTCGTATGTGCTCTACAGCGCTCTCTCAAGTGAGCCTCGAGATTATGTGTGCAATGGTCTCAACAGTTCAGGAGTAACCACACGTAACCTAATTCTTGGTATGCTCACAACAGTTATCTCTGTCTTGTACTCTGCTTGCCGGGCTGGATCCTCACTAAAGTCAG GTGACAGAAACCCGTTTTTGAACTTTGAGCGGAGAAAGGACAGAGAACCTGATGCTGTGCCAGTTGGTTATTCCTATATAGTTTTCCACCTGATTTTCGCGTTCGCTAGCATGCATTCAAACATGCTTATTACAGGTTGGACTGGCTCGTCGTCATTCAACTCAGAGTTGATCAATGTTGGTTGGACGTCAACTTGGGTTCAAATATGCATTCAATGGGCCGCTGCTGTTCTTTATGTGTGGTCTCTTGTAGCTCCTCTGTACTATCCTGATGATGTATTCTATTCATGGTTTACAGTATCAGCTAATACTGGGCCCTATCAGCTGATACTTGATCATATGGATGTCGAACGGTACTATCTCGGTGCACCATATTATCGAATATAG